Proteins encoded in a region of the Scyliorhinus canicula chromosome 2, sScyCan1.1, whole genome shotgun sequence genome:
- the LOC119961458 gene encoding gamma-crystallin S-1-like has translation MAKIIFYEDRNFQGRHYESSSDCADLSSYFSRCNSMRVMSDWWVMYERPNYMGYQYVLSRGEYPDYQRWMGFNDNIGSCRTYPYYRGGNYRMRIYERPDFGGQMMEFMDDCPSVYDRFRYRDIHSCHVMDGYWTFYEHPNYRGRQYFMRPGEYKRYSDWGGYNSTIGSFRRMRDF, from the exons ATGGCAAAG ATTATCTTTTACGAGGACAGGAACTTCCAGGGTCGGCACTATGAGAGCAGCAGTGACTGTGCTGACCTGTCCTCTTACTTCAGCCGCTGTAACTCCATGCGTGTCATGAGTGACTGGTGGGTAATGTATGAGAGACCCAATTACATGGGATACCAgtatgttctgagcaggggagaaTATCCTGACTACCAGCGCTGGATGGGATTCAATGACAACATCGGGTCATGTCGCACCTACCCATAT TACCGAGGTGGAAACTACAGAATGAGGATTTACGAGAGGCCTGACTTTGGAGGACAGATGATGGAATTCATGGATGACTGCCCATCTGTCTACGATCGTTTCCGTTACCGTGACATCCACTCCTGCCATGTGATGGACGGTTACTGGACCTTCTATGAACATCCCAACTACAGAGGTCGACAGTACTTCATGAGACCCGGTGAATACAAGAGATACAGTGACTGGGGCGGCTACAACTCAACTATCGGTTCTTTCAGACGCATGAGAGATTTCTAA
- the LOC119961366 gene encoding gamma-crystallin S-1-like, whose translation MAKIIFYEDRNFQGRHYECSNDCADLSPYFSRCNSMRVMSDWWVMYERPNYMGYQYVLSRGEYPDYQRWMGFNDSIGSCRTYPYYRGGNYRMRIYERPDFGGQMMEFMDDCPSVYDRFRYRDIHSCHVMDGYWNFYEHPNYRGRQYFMRPGEYKRYSDWGGFNSTIGSFRRMRDF comes from the exons ATGGCAAAG ATTATCTTTTACGAGGACAGGAACTTCCAGGGTCGGCACTATGAGTGCAGTAATGACTGTGCTGACCTGTCCCCTTACTTCAGTCGCTGTAACTCCATGCGTGTCATGAGTGACTGGTGGGTGATGTATGAGAGACCCAATTACATGGGATACCAgtatgttctgagcaggggagaaTATCCTGACTACCAGCGCTGGATGGGATTCAATGACAGCATCGGGTCATGTCGCACCTACCCATAT TACCGAGGTGGAAACTACAGAATGAGGATTTACGAGAGGCCTGACTTTGGAGGACAGATGATGGAATTCATGGATGACTGTCCATCCGTCTATGATCGTTTTCGTTACCGTGACATCCACTCCTGCCATGTGATGGACGGTTACTGGAACTTCTATGAACATCCCAACTACAGAGGCCGACAGTACTTCATGAGACCCGGTGAATACAAGAGATACAGTGACTGGGGCGGCTTCAACTCAACTATCGGATCTTTCAGACGCATGAGGGATTTCTAG
- the LOC119961517 gene encoding gamma-crystallin S-1-like yields the protein MAKIIFYEDRNFQGRHYECSSDCADLSSYFSRCNSMRVMSDWWVMYERPNYMGYQYVLSRGEYPDYQRWMGFNDNIGSCRTYPYYRGGNYRMRIYERPDFGGQMMEFMDDCPSVYDRFRYRDIHSSHVMDGYWTFYEHPNYRGRQYFMRPGEYRRYSDWGGYNSTIGSFRRMRDF from the exons ATGGCAAAG ATTATCTTTTACGAGGACAGGAACTTCCAGGGTCGGCACTATGAGTGCAGCAGTGACTGTGCTGACCTGTCCTCTTACTTCAGCCGCTGTAACTCCATGCGTGTCATGAGTGACTGGTGGGTAATGTATGAGAGACCCAATTACATGGGATACCAgtatgttctgagcaggggagaaTATCCTGACTACCAGCGCTGGATGGGATTCAATGACAACATCGGGTCATGTCGCACCTACCCATAC TACCGAGGTGGAAACTACAGAATGAGGATTTACGAGAGGCCTGACTTTGGAGGACAGATGATGGAATTCATGGATGACTGTCCATCTGTCTACGATCGTTTCCGTTACCGTGACATCCACTCCTCCCATGTTATGGACGGTTACTGGACCTTCTATGAACATCCCAACTACAGAGGCCGACAGTACTTCATGAGACCCGGTGAATACAGGAGATACAGTGACTGGGGCGGCTACAACTCAACTATCGGTTCTTTCAGACGCATGAGAGATTTCTAA